CAACATTACCCCTCGAATCAAGTGGAGTTTGTAACTGCGAGGTTAAGATTTCGGTTTCGGGTCCCGCGAATCCCAAAGCTAAGAAAACCAGGTCCGCCCGAATGACGCGCTCTGTGCCTGCTTTAGGAACACGCTTGCCGTCGACAAACTCGGTGTCTGCAACCTTGACTCCAGTTAGCTTGCCGTTCTCCCCCACAAACTCAACCGTGGAGTGAAGGTAAAGACGCTCACCAAACTCTTCGTGCGCGCTGGCAACCTCAAACAGGTTCGGTACCGATGGCCATGGCTGATCTTCTGGTCTGGTTGCCGGAGGCTGCTTACCGATGGCGAGTGTGGTCACACTCAATGCGCCCTGACGCGTGGCAGTACCTAGACAGTCGGCTCCAGTGTCGCCACCACCAAGAATCACAACGTGCTTGCCGTGTGCATTGATCTGGCTCGCAAGGCGATCTCCAGCAACTGCCTTGTTGGCCTGAGTCAGGTACTCCATAGCAAAGTGAACGCCTTCAAGCTCTCGACCAGGCACAGTTATGTCTCTTGGCACCATCGCACCGGTTGCTATCAAAACCGCGTCATAACGCTTTCTAAGCTCTTCCCAGCTGATGTCGACACCGACATTCACACCGGTGCGGAATCTGGTTCCCTCCGCCTCCATTTGGAAGACACGGCGGTCAATGTGGTGCTTCTCCATCTTGAAATCTGGAATCCCGTATCGCAGCAGACCACCAATGCGGTCATCACGTTCGTAGACAGCTACAGTGTGGCCAGCTCGAGTTAGCTGCTGAGCAGCAGCCAATCCCGCAGGACCCGAACCTACGACAGCAATAGTCTTGCCAGTTAAGCGCTCTGGGATGTTTGGCATCACGAATCCAGCATCGAAGGCATCGTCGATGATCGACACCTCGATTTCCTTGATGGTAACCGCAGGCTGGTTGATTCCCAGCACGCAGGCACTCTCACAAGGAGCCGGACACAGTCTTCCGGTGAACTCAGGGAAGTTGTTAGTTGCGTGCAGTCGATCGATTGCCTCGCGG
The genomic region above belongs to Aquiluna sp. KACHI24 and contains:
- a CDS encoding glutamate synthase subunit beta, with amino-acid sequence MADPRGFIKITERETATRRPVSVRIKDWKEVYAERNGEVVKRQASRCMDCGIPFCHQGCPLGNLIPEWNDLTHRGRNREAIDRLHATNNFPEFTGRLCPAPCESACVLGINQPAVTIKEIEVSIIDDAFDAGFVMPNIPERLTGKTIAVVGSGPAGLAAAQQLTRAGHTVAVYERDDRIGGLLRYGIPDFKMEKHHIDRRVFQMEAEGTRFRTGVNVGVDISWEELRKRYDAVLIATGAMVPRDITVPGRELEGVHFAMEYLTQANKAVAGDRLASQINAHGKHVVILGGGDTGADCLGTATRQGALSVTTLAIGKQPPATRPEDQPWPSVPNLFEVASAHEEFGERLYLHSTVEFVGENGKLTGVKVADTEFVDGKRVPKAGTERVIRADLVFLALGFAGPETEILTSQLQTPLDSRGNVARGNRYEVADGLFVAGDAGRGQSLIVWAIAEGRAAASAIDEYLEGETELPFPVKPTDRPISVYS